A window from Setaria italica strain Yugu1 chromosome VIII, Setaria_italica_v2.0, whole genome shotgun sequence encodes these proteins:
- the LOC101775778 gene encoding laccase-15 encodes MKWRSLPAGTVAIATGVIFFLSAIGAPGAPAAMASVVEHTFVVRQVKMTHLCKETLATVVNGQFPGPAIEVTEGDSVTVHVVNQSPYNLTIHWHGVKQRLNCWADGVPMITQCPILPNQNFTYRFNVAGQEGTLWWHAHVSFLRASVHGALIIRPRRGASSYPFPKPYKEVPIIIGEWWDMDLLKADWGIQQHVIDPYFNASTINGKLGDLYSCSGAVEDGYLLDVEPGRIYLLRIINAALFAEYYLKIAGHKFTVVAADANYVSPYTTDVIAIAPGETVDALLVADADPGRYYMVALPNQSPLPDPQNPTLITRGIVQYGNKQRAAEGEGRPSSDIPVSPEMPDQHDMITSFYFHGNLTGLHHPQHLEVPKHVDERLFITLGLGSVCRGGQSSCKRSENNESVDVATMNNFSYQQPAVATPLLELHYYNTDNCVLSMLQELPDKPPRVFNYTDPALILPGPKEAKLEPTSKATIARRFRQGAVVEVVFQGTAILSSESNPMHLHGHDMFVLAQGEGNYDATRDVPRYNLVNPAVKNTVFVPRLGWVAVRFIADNPGIWYMHCHFEFHVSMGMVALFIVEDGSTVDTSLPAPPADFPTCGHDHNVMSNEFYPI; translated from the exons ATGAAGTGGAGGAGCTTGCCCGCGGGGACTGTAGCGATCGCCACTGGTGtaatcttcttcctctctgcCATAGGAGCACCAGGAGCACCAGCGGCCATGGCCAGTGTCGTCGAACACACCTTTGTT GTGAGACAGGTGAAAATGACGCACTTGTGCAAGGAAACGCTGGCAACCGTGGTGAACGGGCAGTTTCCAGGGCCAGCAATAGAGGTCACAGAGGGAGACTCGGTGACAGTTCATGTCGTCAACCAGTCACCCTACAACTTAACAATCCACTG GCATGGAGTGAAGCAGCGGCTCAACTGTTGGGCAGACGGGGTGCCAATGATCACCCAGTGCCCCATTCTACCAAACCAGAACTTCACCTATAGATTCAACGTTGCTGGACAGGAAGGCACATTGTGGTGGCATGCTCATGTTTCCTTCCTCCGGGCTTCCGTGCACGGCGCCTTGATCATCCGGCCGAGACGCGGGGCCAGCTCGTACCCATTTCCGAAGCCTTACAAGGAGGTCCCCATCATTATAG GTGAGTGGTGGGACATGGACCTTTTAAAGGCGGACTGGGGCATTCAGCAGCATGTGATTGATCCTTACTTCAATGCATCGACAATAAACGGAAAGCTTGGAGATCTCTACAGCTGCTCTG GTGCCGTAGAAGATGGATACTTGCTTGATGTGGAACCCGGAAGAATCTACCTGCTACGAATTATCAACGCTGCGCTCTTTGCTGAGTACTACCTAAAGATCGCCGGCCACAAGTTCACGGTTGTCGCCGCAGACGCCAACTATGTCAGCCCGTACACCACGGATGTCATCGCCATTGCACCCGGTGAGACCGTGGATGCCCTTCTGGTCGCCGACGCTGATCCTGGCAGATACTATATGGTAGCCCTGCCCAACCAGTCGCCGTTGCCAGACCCGCAAAACCCAACATTGATCACCAGAGGAATAGTTCAGTATGGCAACAAGCAAAGAGCTGCCGAAGGAGAAGGACGTCCATCCAGTGATATTCCAGTGTCACCAGAGATGCCTGACCAGCATGACATGATTACATCGTTCTACTTCCATGGAAACCTGACAGGCCTACACCATCCCCAGCACCTGGAGGTGCCGAAGCATGTTGATGAGCGCCTGTTCATCACACTCGGCCTGGGCTCCGTCTGCCGGGGAGGACAATCTTCCTGCAAGAGGAGCGAGAACAATGAGTCCGTGGATGTAGCGACCATGAACAACTTCTCCTACCAGCAACCTGCGGTCGCTACACCACTCCTGGAGCTACACTACTACAACACCGACAACTGCGTGCTGAGCATGCTGCAAGAGCTCCCAGACAAGCCGCCGAGGGTGTTCAACTACACCGACCCAGCCCTTATCCTACCTGGACCCAAAGAAGCCAAGCTGGAGCCGACGTCCAAGGCGACGATTGCACGGCGTTTCCGGCAAGGGGctgtggtggaggtggtgttcCAGGGTACGGCGATTTTATCAAGCGAATCGAACCCGATGCACCTACACGGGCATGATATGTTCGTGCTCGCTCAGGGCGAAGGCAACTATGACGCAACGAGGGATGTGCCAAGGTACAACCTTGTGAACCCGGCTGTCAAGAACACCGTATTCGTACCGAGGCTTGGGTGGGTTGCTGTCCGCTTCATCGCAGATAATCCAG GGATATGGTACATGCATTGCCATTTTGAGTTTCATGTCTCAATGGGCATGGTTGCATTATTCATCGTAGAGGATGGGTCAACAGTAGACACATCTCTCCCTGCACCACCCGCGGATTTTCCAACATGTGGACATGACCACAATGTTATGTCAAATGAGTTCTACCCTATCTAA
- the LOC101776178 gene encoding laccase-15, with product MAATAAIIFFLSAMAISVRAAVVEHTFVVSQVKMTHLCKETLVTVVNGQLPGPAIEVTEGDSVAVLLVNNSPYNITIHWHGVKQWLNCWADGVPMVTQRPILPNHNFTYRFNVVGQEGTLWWHAHVPFLRATLHGALIIRPRHGAISYPFPNPDMEVPIIIGDWWQLDLPQVDRSMKNGSFDYYASGSTINGKLGDLFNCSGVPEVGYVLDVVPGKTYLLRVINAGLFAEFYLKIAGHNFTVVAADANYVSPYTTDVIAIAPGETVDALVVANATPGSYYMVALPNQAPRPDTQTPEFTTRGMVQYRVNHSSITNGAAALRSRRGAKEDENDEGPSDDVALAPQMPDKHDTVTSFYFHSNLTSLHHLTVPQQVDENLFLVLGLGSICRNGQQSCKRGGNLNESIVVATMNSVSYQHPTKMPLLEAQYYHTGVLLDAMQELPDGPSRAFNFTDKAFIPFGPKEIPLEPSSKATVVRRFRQGAVVDMVFQSTALLQGDSNPMHLHGHNIFLLAQGLGNYNAAKDVARYNLVNPPVKNTVLVPNLGWAAVRFVANNPGVWFMHCHYEFHLSMGMAAVFIVDDSTTADTSLPPPPADFPTCCANDHNLLQMN from the exons ATGGCGGCCACCGctgccatcatcttcttcctctccgccATGGCCATCTCTGTCCGCGCAGCTGTTGTCGAGCACACCTTCGTT GTGAGCCAGGTGAAGATGACACACTTGTGCAAGGAGACACTGGTCACCGTGGTGAATGGGCAGCTCCCAGGACCTGCAATAGAGGTGACGGAAGGAGACTCGGTGGCCGTTCTTCTTGTTAACAACTCACCCTATAATATAACAATCCATTG GCATGGAGTGAAGCAATGGCTGAATTGTTGGGCTGATGGGGTGCCAATGGTCACGCAACGACCCATCCTGCCCAACCACAACTTCACCTACCGGTTCAACGTCGTCGGTCAAGAAGGCACCCTCTGGTGGCATGCTCACGTCCCATTCCTCCGGGCAACCCTGCACGGTGCTCTCATCATCCGGCCAAGACATGGTGCTATCTCCTATCCATTCCCCAATCCTGATATGGAGGTTCCCATCATTATAG gGGACTGGTGGCAGCTGGACCTTCCACAGGTGGATCGGAGCATGAAGAATGGTTCCTTTGATTATTACGCTAGTGGTTCCACAATCAATGGCAAGCTTGGAGATCTTTTCAATTGCTCCG GTGTGCCGGAAGTTGGCTACGTGCTGGACGTTGTGCCTGGCAAGACCTACCTGCTACGAGTAATCAACGCCGGTCTCTTCGCAGAGTTCTACCTAAAGATAGCTGGGCACAATTTCACAGTGGTCGCAGCTGATGCCAACTATGTCAGCCCCTACACCACGGATGTCATCGCGATCGCGCCTGGCGAGACGGTGGACGCACTGGTTGTTGCCAATGCAACCCCGGGCAGCTACTACATGGTTGCCCTGCCCAACCAGGCGCCACGGCCGGACACCCAGACCCCAGAATTCACTACTAGAGGGATGGTGCAGTACAGAGTCAACCACAGCTCGATCACCAATGGTGCAGCAGCACTAAGGTCAAGACGTGGCGCaaaagaagatgaaaatgaTGAAGGTCCATCAGATGATGTGGCATTAGCTCCTCAGATGCCTGACAAACATGATACGGTTACATCATTCTACTTCCACAGCAACTTGACCAGCCTGCATCACCTGACGGTTCCGCAGCAAGTGGACGAGAACCTGTTCCTAGTGCTTGGCCTCGGCTCAATCTGCCGGAATGGCCAGCAGTCCTGTAAGAGGGGTGGTAACTTAAATGAGAGTATCGTTGTTGCAACCATGAACAGCGTCTCCTACCAGCACCCGACCAAGATGCCACTACTAGAAGCGCAGTATTACCACACCGGTGTCTTATTAGATGCAATGCAAGAACTTCCAGATGGGCCGTCGAGGGCGTTCAACTTCACTGACAAAGCATTCATTCCCTTTGGACCAAAGGAGATCCCGCTAGAACCGTCGTCCAAGGCTACGGTGGTGCGGCGGTTCCGGCAGGGTGCCGTAGTGGACATGGTGTTCCAGAGCACGGCGCTTCTGCAGGGTGACTCCAACCCAATGCATCTACACGGTCACAACATTTTCCTGCTTGCACAGGGGCTTGGTAACTACAATGCAGCAAAAGACGTAGCGAGGTACAACCTGGTGAACCCACCGGTTAAGAATACCGTTCTCGTCCCAAATCTTGGATGGGCTGCCGTACGATTTGTTGCAAACAATCCAG GGGTATGGTTCATGCATTGCCACTATGAGTTTCATTTGAGTATGGGCATGGCTGCAGTGTTTATTGTAGATGATAGTACAACAGCAGATACATCACTCCCTCCACCACCTGCTGATTTTCCAACATGTTGTGCCAACGACCATAATCTCCTACAGATGAATTGA